The sequence below is a genomic window from Phoenix dactylifera cultivar Barhee BC4 chromosome 16, palm_55x_up_171113_PBpolish2nd_filt_p, whole genome shotgun sequence.
AAGTATACCTTCATTCAACTAGTAAATTTGAGAGAACAGTAACTGCTGTCATAAATGTATTATGTTTATCAAAAATTCCAGTATAATGGGGCAATGAGTGCATATATGGAGATTAACATGGTGGGGAACcatattaaagaaaattaaacCACTTCTAAGAAAATTTGGTAGCTTCCATAAGGTCAGGTTCTACTTTCTGAGACCAGCTCATCTGTGAGTCCCCCACCTTTGTTAATTTCTTCCCTTTAAATTAGTAACAgagatataaaaaaaagaacttaCAGATGAGTTGCTTGTCGTCTGCTATGGAGTCTGTGGTAGGAGAAACAAAGGAACTCGCCAATGCATCATCAATAATCAAAGTCCAAGGTTCTTCCAAACTTAGAAGCTGCATAAAGTGAGACAACAAACATTAAACTTCATAAGAATATGAAAGTGGATCTTGTTTTCTTCAAAAGAAATAGGTTTACCAAGTCGCAACCAATATAACAATGAAACAGTGTACAAAGCCATTCTGACAAATCGTACAAAGATTCGTGGTGGTTAAAATTTCAAGTGAACCGGACGACACGACGGAAAGCATAACTTTCTATAAATGCTAGGAACACAATTTACTATACCCTAATTAGATGATTATTTCAGATTGCATCGCTTCTTATTTTCTTCTAAAACTCTTATTTACATATGATTCAGATCTTATTATGTGATCTAGCCAAAAAGATCTCATATATGTTACCATAAAAGCGCACATTTATTTGCCAGACATTATTAGCCTCCGAGTGAGGACGGCAGCAACACgaacaatatattttttaatgagATCCTGTACTATCGTTTATTTCTTTGGTCATGAATTCTATTTTTTGGCAGCTCAACCATTTGTCACTGCTGTATTCAACCTGACAGGAAAGAGTGCTGCCAGTGTACAGGCATTTTGCACAGGCTAATGTACAGGCCACTGCTATGTGCAGACTTTACTCAGAGTTGGCCAGTATTTTAGAATTTTCCACAAGAAATGTTTGGTGGAGATATATATCCCGACATACTATTATCTTGTCAAGGCATATCGTGAAAAGAGTTCATAGGTCTTGTAAGAAAAGTAATAACAGTAGATCACATAGTACCAGGGGTTCCACCGTACCTTAATGAGCCTTGACTTAAAATCCTGaaactttttccttttccaCTCCTCCGTGCTATCACCCAATGTAAACCCATGTACTCTCTCAAGACCTGAAAGCAACACTTGAATCATTTATCAACCTCTACAATAACTTGAAGAGACTGTTTTACATGACAGAGTAATAGAACACATCCAAACAATTCATCAAGAACACCATTAAAAGATAACATATAAATAGCACCCAACATTATTAAGATGAAATTATCAACATAAAAGATTTATGATAACACCATATTGACAAAATCTACCAAGGCACtaaataagaaataaagaatTGTTATCATTCAGTGTTTGAAAAGAATATGTGGCATTAATCTATTGACAACCAAAGTATAATGTGCTTTTGAAGAAGAGCTGCAAGATAAAACTTACTTTCGCTAATTTTAGTAATCAAACCTTCAACAGTTGTAACAATTCCACCTAATGTGCCAGTTCCAAGCTCCAAATCGAGTTCAGGAACCTTTACACTTGCAGTATCTGACTGGAAAAGAGCAACACAAATGCTGTtaagaataaatttaaatttgctaGACAAATTGAAGATATTGATACATTTGAATTAATTGACAACACTATGAGAAAAAATGATGTTTAAACCAAAAAGGCAAGACCATGATCATGCATCTTGATGAATACTAAACATTAAAAATTTTCGTAGAGTATAAACTCATTATTCTCACTTTATAGCTGTATAATTTGGACCTGCAAATATAAGCTTAATCACTGCAAGATGCAAGTAACTTGTATACAGTATGAAATACCAAGGCATATCCCAATCATGCTCATTATACTACTGCCAGTCGATCAACATGTGCAATAGATTTGAAGTCTTATGTTCGTCATTCCAAAAGGTAATGAAGTGCTATGTTTGTCATTCCAAAGGATGGACCTTGTCCCATGGATTCACAACTTACACAGGCCTTGCTTTTTGCTAAAGCATTCTTCCTTGAACAGTTAATGCTTACTCTCATGATGTTTAACCTATCCTGCTGCTTGAATTAACTCTTGAAATCACCACTTCAGTTGGTATTACCTTATCTCCCCAAGGCACACCTCTTTCTCCTTACCAAGCCTGGACAACATGGATAGGATTAAGGATAGCAAGCAAGCAAGCAACAAAACAGCAAGAAACTTACACAGCTGGGATAAGCAACCCAGGAGTTTGTTTTATTGTCATATTAGAAGTCCTTATGGATGAGCTAAAGATGGATACATGAAGATAAACGTTATCTTAAATCCTGCTAGTTCACCATTGCTAAATTCATTTATGGTCTATATAACCAAACTGTTTCTGATGTGACAATCCTGTCATTATATGAACATTTTCACCATTCTTAAATTTATGTCCATATTGCTTAATATATGAAAATACACAGCCAGGAAAAAGTTTATTGTAAGCATTTAAAAAATGTAAAATGCCAAAGTTGTGTTAATAGACTGCAAAGGAGCAAAACAAGGACCGTATGTACAGCCATGTATTTTGTTCTGTTTTGATATGTATGGACTTTCAGATTTAGCAAGGATTATTTATTCCGGACAGCAATTGAAGAAGCCCTCTACCTAAACTGTAAGTTAAATCGCTCCTACCTGAAGTGTTTGCCTTATCATATTCTGAAATCTAATCTAACCATGTTGTTCACCTCAACATCTTGCTCCACTCATCCAAATGATAACTGGGTTCACTTGCAGTAGCTATCCATACTCCTGCATGCTGTCTTAATGGCTGCTGCAAAGGAGCGGAGGGAGTTTGCTGCTCAAGCAGGCTATGGACCAGTTCTAGTTATCTTCCGTTTGAATAGAGTGTAACACCCGCATCATCTATCTCGAAACAGTCACTGATCCTGTAGAATCCTAACCAGTCCACTTCTAGATATTTGGAGTTGGGCATAGTTAATGGGacttttcttttgcttgtcaTACCAAATGTGTCGCAAACGCCCCTGCAGACTGGCTAGTTTACCCCGAATATCCCCGTCCGCACTCCCCCCACCCCAAACCACAAAAAGTGAAATGGGAGAAAAAACTTCTAGATTTAATTAGCCCCGGACTTAATAAACATGCAGTTGCTATCCATACTCCTCCCAGCTGTCTTAATGGCTGCTGCAAAGGAATGGAGGGAGCTTGCTGCTCAAGCAGGCTATGGACCACTTCTAGTTACCTTCTGTTTGAATAGAGCGTAACTCCCACATCATCTATCTTGAAACAATCGCTGATCCTGTAGAATCCTAACCAATCCACTTCTAGATATTTGGAGTTGAGCATAGTTAATGGCACTTTTCTTTGGCTTGTCATACCACATGTGTCGACAATGTCCCTGAAGACTGGCTAGTTTACCCTGAATTTCCCCATCTGCActccccccaccccccaccccaaACCACAAAAAGCGAAATGGGAGAAAAAACTTCTAGATTTAATTAGCTCTGGACTTAAATAAACAGGGTTCAGTTTCCATGCTAAAAGGAGCTATAAGTTTGATGACACTTGGCAACTTAGCTTGTTTTCAATGATTATAAGTCAGGCGATCTGATTATAATTAGACCATTCCTTTATCATCAAGATATTGTTCCAATGATCCAAATAAGGAATCAATAAGCATGCCGAGTTAAATTTGTACCAAGTGAAAGGTCTACCAATACTGCAATTCTGGTCTGAGCAGACAGGGTTCAGTTAAAATGATAAAATTTTGAAGTGATAGACAAAATGTTCAAAAGCCAAACCTAGCAAGAAAGAATCCTACCTTTATCACGTCGCGGCTAAGATCTTGCGCATTCCGCACATATACTGtgatcttctttccttttttaggAATTTCACCACCAGGTTTCAACTGTTTATAAAAAAGAAATGCAAGTTTAAGAACAGTAAGTGATATTACAACAACACATTCTGTGCTCACATGATATCATAATAACACAAGAAacttgtgaaaaaaaaaatcaatgaatGGACTAGTTACAACAGGATCTAGGATAATAACAAACCTCTGAGCTACGATAGCCACACAGATCACACGTAGTCGCCATAACAATCACGTCTCGAAAATACGGAATTTCTTCATGTGATTAAAGTTGAACAAAGCCTCATCGAAATTATATCAGTAAGATGCATTATTAAATGCAGGAGGTGAAATTCACAAAGCAATTTAGCTCAGTTAGTCTTTCTTTATttgccttctttttttctttaaacaTTCAGAGATAGCTTCTAAACTCATTCATAATCCACTTGAGTGAGGGCAGTAAGCAGTGCGCGATTTGTATTTAATGTTCACTGTATTCAATGCTTGATTACTGATGAACAAAATGCATGGATAAATCAGGTAGATGCAACTTGGAGATATAGTAATACTGATGATAAAGAAGCTAAGATAGGATACTGGTAGCATAAAAGCGAGTGACGCATGCAGTTCCACAAGCTCCACATGTAGACGGCAAAGTGTCAACCTGTGCAGAATGGGCAATGAGGAAAGGTGTACATGACACAGAATAAAAAGTAGAAATTCTATATCTATCCAGTAGCATAATCTTACCTCTTCTGGTGCTGAATACCTACATAAGGCTGCAGCAACTTCCTCAGTGTTACCCTGAGCAATAGCACGACGACCGGCAACAGCGCCAACTGATCCATGGGGTACCCTTTCCATTCCATCCAGTGCAGGATTATTTTCCTCGGTTGATGCATCTCCATTAACCTGTCTTTCAGCCTCTTCAGCTGCAGATGGTTCAGCAAGAAAACCCAACGCAGCCTGTTGTTCACGTGTCCTTTCATAAAACCTAGTAAACAACAATGGATCTGAAGATGGCGCATATCTGTCCATGCAACAGATATCTACAGAGTCAAACAAACAGGTCATCCAATAAACAGTATTAAATGTCAGAGACTAAATAAGGAATAGCTTATATCCCATGCACCTCACCAACAGAACACTCAAACAAACGAACAAGAAATTATGAAGTACTAATAAATGCCGGACACTAAATAAAGAATAGCTTATATTCCATGCACCTCACCAGCAGAAAGTTCAAACAAATGAATGACAAGAAATTACTGCAATTCTAGAATCTGCTGCATGTGGCCCCTCATTGCGTGCATGGCCCGAACTACCTTTCAAAACTAAATGAACGTATAATACTCATTTTTAAGCACTAGCACACAATAACATATCAGTGATATACGAATATCATAATCCATCATTGTCTTTTATCTACAACAATAAGGCTATATTagaatttaagaaaatataagGACGACAGGATGTCTGAGGCCAAGAGACATCCCCTTATTCAAGTAACAAATGATCATTATTTGGTAACATGAGATGGAGACAGAGCTTGAGAGCCTTGATCTGATCTGGGATAGTTAGGATTAGATAAGGTGATACTGTGTGGGACTGTGATTGGATTCAATCCTTAATCCCATCAACTAGAACAAGATGGTATTTGCTCCTAGGGAGAAGAGGGGTGGAGATGGAAAACACCATATCATTGAACAAAAATGTCGAAGCAGATTGGAATGAGGATGAAGCGTATGGACGGACCATCAGACAAGAACTGGCTATTCACAAGTTTAGAATTTTCATTTATGCCCAATTTTGTTAAGATCAGGATCGAGTCAAATCGTAGAGTAGGTCAGATTAGATCAGATCATGGATCAGATTGCAAATTGTAAGACTTTTCCTCTGATATATTTCATAAGTtgttaaaatataaaagaggtttaaaaatcaaaatacgAGCTAAATTATAGTAcataaataaagataaaaggCATACAAATAAGTAGTCCAACATAAGCCCATATATAGACAATCTAGTGAAACAAACCGTCTTCGGTTATTCAgtttcaattacaataatttagAAGAGAAAATTTTAACAAGTTGTAAAAATACGAAAAACTTGCCTCTTAACTGTAAGTCCATAAAATCCAATAACAAGCTTGCTAATTTTTACTACTTAAAACTTATTAGGGATAAGTAATTTAAAAGCCATAAAGTCAAATCTTATGATCCAATGGATGGTGTAATTCACAATATGGATCTAGATCCTATGTTCTTAACTGACTCTGATCCAAACATGAGATCCAAATCATTTAAGGCCATttgaaccaaatcatgaatctttAGATTTTATCAACAATGTTTTTTCATTAAAATGATATAAACAATAAAGTTGGTTCAGTAAACTAATGTTTTTACATCACCCACAAAAACAACATCAGAACTCCTAAAATGAAACTTTTCTATTAGGTTACCAAAGGTAAGAAGAGATCAGGTCACTCACGTAGTCATGCTAAAACTAAACAGAACTCATAAGCTTACTGGATCCATTCTTCACCCAAACTCAATAACTTCTCATAACCGAGTCAGCTTATTGGTTGATGCTAAAATCCACAAATTGTGTGCTTACAGAAAGTCCCAAGCATATAAAGTATAGTTGAATGAGAAGCAaccaaataaagttctaaacatCTAATAGATACTTCCTATGAATGTCATGGAAGTTACTAGATCATGAATGAAAATATAAGCGCATTaagcattaaaaaaatatacaatttACGCTTCAGGTAGCAATTTCAGAAGAATATTCTTACGGGTTCTCAATAAAACTGTTTCCAGCAGGATCATCAAGTATGAAAGTAAAAGCTGCATTTCCAGATGCAAGggatttcagttttatcaaGAACTGATCTATAGCTTCAGCTGTTGCAGGATCCAGCTTCTGCAAAATCATGATAAAGACTTCATGTTTTGATAAAAGCAAAGCAGGTTAaccacaaacaaaaatcatgagTTCCTTAATGCACCTTGCGTTCCTCCTGAAGGGCTTGTAATTCATCCATGGCTCGTAGAAGTATCCCTTCCACCTAGTAGTTGACAATGGTAAGACTGGTAAAGAAGGacccaaaaatgaaaatgaaacaAAAAAGTGTTACATAACCAAAACAACAAAATAGGCCCATCCACATCTTTGTAATATTTGATTATTTAAGGATCTACATGTTAAGGGAAGTTTATATTTGAAGTTTCCCGTTCTCATTAAACACCATTTCCTTTAAGTCAGAAATTAATGGACAACATCCAAGTAAACTACAAGACAGGTGGCAGATTGTAGCATTCTGACTCAAAATTTGCCAAGTATAACAATATACCACTCTGCCAGCAGTCTGTGCTCAAAGAAACCTTCTATGATTTTACAAAACTCATGTCATTTAAAGAACTCTTTAGAAGCCCAGAAAAATTAGATAAATCCCACAGGATCATAAGTTAACATCATTTGTAGCATGGTCAAAAACATCATTATAAATCTTGCCTCTACCTCATAAGAATAATTGAACAATATCAGGCCAGCAGCTTGTTCATAAAATTACTTTACACACTTTAGTAAACTTGTAGCTACTAGCTAAAGCTAAGTGACCAATTATCGCAATTATTGCATGTATAACCCACCTGGTAGTACATAGTCAAAGTACAGATGCTTTAACATGTATGGTCCATTTCTCCCTTCTGAACCTCCAAACTTTCCTGCATCACTCTTCTTATAGTCCCAAATCCCAAACATAAATCCCTATGCCATCtcactgagagagagagagagagaggattttttaatttttgataccTCATCCTTGCTTTGGGTTATAAAAGAATCTGCCAAAGTGAAATTTTTTTCCAATATATCTGGATAGTTAAAAACTACCAAGTTTTATATTATCTACCATATCCTCCAGAAAATGGGAAAAAGAATAATACTCATGAAAATTGTTTTTTGCTAATGTTTAGATAACAATTCTACAACTTGAACATTATCAACTCAATTTTGTGTAGATTGATGGTGGTGGTTATTTAGAAAGAAAACAAGTATGCTTCAAGTCAtcagaaataaaatacagaCGTTCCAGTTCAATCAATTGAAATATTAAAAGACCTTGCCAATCAGTAATTGGAACATGACAAAGTACCgttaaaattttagttttgcGAAGTAGGTTTGTTAGTCTGCAGTATAGTCTAATATGGTGCCCTGTAAGGCAAGGCCATAGGAACTTCGTATCCCACTAGTCAAAACATGATGTcgtaaatattataaataaaatatggtAGGATAACCTAGTTTGAAGATTGCTACTTAAAAATTCACTCTACACAAAATATATAACATATTTCATCCTATTATTACGGAAAGAACATATAGTCTGAAAGTACCAGTCAAAAGCTTaagcttgagaagatgggagcaACATCAAAGTCGTTCCTAATACAACGGTCTTGGTGATGCCTAAATCTTTCCAATTATTGACTCAACATAATCTTAATTTTATTGTAGTAACAAGTTCTTCCCCTACATAGGGACCAAGGGAAACATGTATATACTGCTTATAATGCACATGGCCGTTAAAGATTTCGGATATAGGACAATTTAACTAAATTCTAATTTTACAAAaagaattaataattaatttttgaaaaaaaagtgtTTATTGTGGGTTGTTGAATGTTAAAGCTAAAGATTTTTCAGGAGAGAGATTTTTTAGGAGAGATTAGCATTGCTGGGCAGGAAGATTGGCGAGGAATCTTAATAAAAGACCTATGATTAGAAAGAGCATGCCAAGGTTAAAAGCAGGGACATTAAAGGGGAAATCTAATAAGGGCTGTTATGGGAATTGGAGAACTGGCAACTTTCTTGCTTGTACAGTGTTAGAATGTAAACAACTCACCTTGCATCTCAGGTTACACAGGTCAAACTTTTGGTAGCAACAATCGAGAAATCATAATGGCAGTTCAAGTTACTATGTGCATTCTACGTAGGAGTTTCCATCCCCCAGTTCCACAATACTCCTTCAAGGTTCACTTTCTCCCTTCGCATCTTTGAGATATCATTTGATTTAAGCTCTAATAAAGTCATTCTCAACTAATATATAAATAAGAACATCACTAAGAATTCACCCAAATTTTCTTTCTGATGTCAAATAAGGTCATTCCTCTTCAGGTTTCATGCATTGATTTTAGACACTAAATCAAAATCCCTTACAAAATGTTGCATGTCTTCAATCTTGCAACTCAGTAGATCTTTCAAAATCCTTTTCATAACCTATAAAGTAGCAGCTATCGGTTAATTTAGAAGAATAACATATATTTAGTGTCATAATGTTATTATTCATCTTTGAGATATCATTTGATTTAAGCTCTAATCAAGTCATTCTTAACTAATATATAAATAAGAACATCACTAAGAATTCACCCATTTTTTCTATCTGATGTCAAATAAGGTCATTCCTCTTCAGGTTTCTTGACATTGATTTTAGACACTAAATCAAAATCCATTACAAAATGTTGCATGTCTTCAATCTTACAACTCAATAGATCTTTCGAAATCCTTTTCATAACCTATACAGCAGCAGCTATCGGTTAATTTAGAAGAAATAACATATATTTAGTGTCATAAGGTTATTATCCATATAACCTCTAATTATGATTGGCTCAAATTTAAGAATGAGGGTAACAAGGGTTTATGATTGATAATCACTGAAGTCACAAACATGGTGATATGGGTAAAGGGAGATAAAATGGAGCAACATGTTGGAGAAATAATGCAGTAGGTTATACTTTTTTTTACCAACCATCATGGACTCATAATTGCCCATAGAATATGTAGACTGACCGCATCTCATATTTGAGGACTCTAAAATATTGAAATGACAAACATAAAGATGGAGGcgcaatggtaaggttgctctACTTTGACCTGAATGTCAATGCTAAGGCTCCATACATCTAATCCTCCCCAAACCCCACATTTGCGGGAGCCTCAAGGACACCCTTATTTCATAAATACAAGGATGAACTCCAAATATATCGATTATGGTTTATAGAGATCAGTTTTTGGATAGGTTAGATCAAATCCCGCAACTTCGTGACTGCATAGAAAATCAGCACTCAATAAGTAGATGCATAACATTTAACAGACGGGATGTAAGCTTTCAGATTAAGTGACTtcaaaatttaagaaatatattatCTGATTTTTAAAATGAAATTACTTCAAGCCTTCTTATATTTCTTACCAGACTTTGACCTCCAAGACATTGGATAAAGTGATCATAACTAAAACTATCACTCAAAGTTTAGACATAATCACCCAGATAACAATGCAACCTACTAATACTCCACTGAATTCAAAAATTGGCCTCTCATACCCAATCAGGCAGCATATGAACAGAACCACAGTAATACTGCATGAGAGCCCTCTTCTGATTTACCAGCCATCCATCTTTTAGAAAACCAAACTGTTTTCACAATGAAGTTCTTTGATTGGGTTTCTTCCACATAGGTATTATATTGATACACAGGCCATATTTCACAGATGTCATAATCAAATAGCATTTCTCAAAATGCATGATACAGAAA
It includes:
- the LOC103709174 gene encoding zinc finger protein ZPR1-like → MENGGPVTDIRSAAEVVSAENEASVAPLHQVESLCMRCGENGITRLLLTRIPHFREIVLMAFECPHCNERNNEVQFAGQLQPRGCCYQLEVPLGSSEVLNRQVVKSDSATIKIPELDFEIPPEAQRGTLSTVEGILLRAMDELQALQEERKKLDPATAEAIDQFLIKLKSLASGNAAFTFILDDPAGNSFIENPYAPSSDPLLFTRFYERTREQQAALGFLAEPSAAEEAERQVNGDASTEENNPALDGMERVPHGSVGAVAGRRAIAQGNTEEVAAALCRYSAPEEVDTLPSTCGACGTACVTRFYATKIPYFRDVIVMATTCDLCGYRSSELKPGGEIPKKGKKITVYVRNAQDLSRDVIKSDTASVKVPELDLELGTGTLGGIVTTVEGLITKISESLERVHGFTLGDSTEEWKRKKFQDFKSRLIKLLSLEEPWTLIIDDALASSFVSPTTDSIADDKQLIFEEYERSWEQNEELGLNDMDTSSADDAYRTNNRQ